CGGCGATACAGGCGAACGGGTTGGCACCCGAAGAGCCCGCCAGGCGCACGGTGGAGGTCGAAGCGTTCTGCTCGTGGTCGGCGTGGAGGATGAAGATCCGGTCCATGGCCTTGGCGAGTACCGGGCTGATCGGTTTGATCTCGCACGGGGTGTTGAACATCATGTGCAGGAAGTTTTCCGCGTACGACAGGTCGTTGCGCGGGTACATCATGGGTTGGCCCATGGAGTACTTGTAAACCATCGCGGCCAGGGTCGGCATCTTGGCAACCAGGCGGATCGCGGAAATTTCGCGATGCTGCGGGTTATTGATGTCGAGGGAGTCGTGGTAGAAGGCCGAGAGGGCGCCGACTACACCACACATGACGGCCATCGGGTGGGCGTCACGGCGGAAGCCGTTGAAGAAGGTCTTCAGCTGTTCGTGAACCATGGTGTGGTTCTTCACGGTGCCGACGAACTGGGCCTTTTGCTCTGCAGTCGGCAGTTCGCCGTTCAGCAGCAGGTAGCAGGTTTCCAGGTAGTCCGACTTTTCAGCCAGTTGTTCAATCGGGTAGCCGCGGTGCAACAGAATGCCGTTGTCGCCGTCGATATAGGTGATCTTCGATTCGCAGGAAGCGGTCGACATGAAACCGGGGTCGAAAGTGAAGCGGCCCGTGGCCGTCAGGCCCCGAACATCGATTACATCGGGACCAACGGTGCCGGTTAAAATGGGCAGCTCGACGGGGGCTGCGCCCTCGATGATCAACTGCGCTTTTTTGTCAGCCATGTGGCCTCCTATTTATGCTTGAAATCATCAGACAGACCCCCCACGCAGGGCCCGCACCACTATAGTGAGATAAATTCGAATGTCAATTTGCCTAAAGTCTTGCTCCAGAAGGCTTTAACCGCACTTTTTCCTCGAAATTGCCTGCCATTTACGCCTTTTATACAACTTGTGCAATCAGCTATTGGGGGTAGGCGATTGCGTTGTCATTAGTAGCCTAACTGTCTATACTCGGCGACCGACCGCCAAGGGCTTTTGGGCTTGCTTTCATTGGGGGTCGCATCCCTGGGTGGTGGTTACCTGACCAGTGCACTCCCCAACAACTTTGCCCTGATTGTTAGGGGCTCTTCAGTGTGAAAAAAAAGCCGTGAAAAGCCAACGACCTGTAAACCTAGACCTAAGGACCATCAAACTCCCCATCACCGGCGTTACGTCGTTTCTTCACCGTGTTTCCGGCATCATCCTCTTCCTGGGCCTTGGCATCATGCTTTATGCATTGGGCAAATCCCTGGGTTCCGAGGAAGGTTATGTCGAGGTGAAGGCATGCTTGACCAGCTCGCTGGCCAAGTTCGTAGCATGGGGCCTCCTGTCCGCTCTGCTGTATCACCTGGTTGCCGGTGTGCGCCACTTGATCATGGACATGGGCATCGGTGAGACGCTGGAAGGCGGCCGCCTGGGCTCGAAACTGATCATCGCCGTTTCCGTGGTGCTGATCGTTCTGGCAGGAGTTTGGATATGGTAACCAGCGTTACAAACCTTTCGCGTTCGGGCCTCTATGACTGGATGGCACAGCGTGTGTCTGCGGTCGTTCTCGCGGCTTATTTCATTTTTCTGATCGGCTACCTCGCCGCTCACCCGGGCATCGGCTATGAACAATGGCATGGCCTGTTCGCCCACAACGGAATGCGTATCTTCAGTCTGCTGGCACTGGTTGCCCTGGGCGCTCACGCCTGGGTCGGCATGTGGACCATCGCGACCGACTACCTGACGCCGATGGCGCTGGGCAAGTCCGCGACTGCAGTACGTTTCCTTTTCCAGGCAGTATGCGGCGTCGCGATGTTCGCTTACTTCGTCTGGGGTGTGCAGATTCTCTGGGGTATCTGATTCATGGCTAACATTCCAACGATTTCTTTCGACGCCATCATCATTGGTGGCGGCGGTGCCGGCATGCGCGCTGCGCTGCAGCTGGCACAGGGCGGTCACAAGACTGCCGTGATCACCAAGGTCTTCCCGACCCGTTCGCACACTGTATCCGCCCAGGGCGGCATCACCTGCGCCATCGCGTCGGCCGACCCGAACGATGACTGGCGCTGGCACATGTACGATACCGTCAAGGGTTCCGACTACATCGGTGACCAGGACGCTATCGAATACATGTGTCAGGAGGGCCCGGCTGCCGTTTTCGAGCTGGACCACATGGGTCTGCCGTTCTCGCGTACCGAAACCGGCCGTATCTACCAGCGTCCGTTCGGCGGTCAGTCGAAGGATTACGGTAAAGGCGGGCAGGCTGCCCGTACCTGCGCCGCTTCCGACCGTACCGGTCACGCGCTGCTGCACACTCTTTATCAGGGCAACCTGAAAGCCGGTACCACGTTCCTGAACGAGTACTACGCTGTCGATCTGGTCAAGAACGACGCGGGCGACTTCGTCGGTGTGATCGCCATCTGCATCGAAACCGGTGAAACCACCTACATCCGCGCCAAGGCCACCGTGCTGGCGACCGGCGGTGCAGGCCGTATCTACGCTTCCACCACCAACGCCCTGATCAACACCGGTGACGGCGTCGGCATGGCTCTGCGTGCTGGCGTGCCGGTACAAGACATTGAAATGTGGCAGTTCCACCCGACCGGCATCGCCGGCGCCGGTGTACTGGTTACCGAAGGTTGCCGTGGTGAAGGTGGTTACCTGATCAACAAGCACGGCGAGCGTTTCATGGAGCGTTATGCTCCGAACGCCAAAGACCTTGCCGGTCGTGACGTGGTTGCCCGCTCGATGGTTAAGGAAATCATCGCCGGCAACGGTTGCGGTCCGAATGGCGACCACGTAATGCTCAAACTCGACCACCTGGGCGAGGAAGTGCTGCACAGCCGTCTGCCAGGCATCTGCGAACTGTCGAAGACTTTCGCACACGTTGACCCGGTGGTTGCTCCGGTTCCGGTTGTTCCGACCTGCCACTACATGATGGGCGGCGTTGCCACCAACATTCACGGCCAGGCAATCACCCAGAACGCCGAAGGCGTGGATCAGATCATTCCTGGTCTGTTCGCCGTAGGTGAAGTGGCTTGCGTATCGGTTCACGGCGCCAACCGTCTGGGCGGCAACTCGCTGCTCGACCTGGTGGTCTTCGGTCGCGCTGCCGGCCTGCACCTCGAGAAAGCTCTGACTGACGGCATCGAATACGATGACGCCACCGAAGCCAACATCGAAGCTGCCCTGGCACGCCTGAGCGCGCTGAACAACCGTACCGACGGCGAAGACGTCGCTACCCTGCGTCGCGAGCTGCAAAGCTGCATGCAGAACTACTTCGGTGTATTCCGTACCGGCGAATACATGCAGAAGGGTATTGCCCAGCTGGCCGATCTGCGCAAGCGCATCGCCAACGTGAAGATCAACGATAAGTCGCAGGCGTTCAACACTGCACGTATCGAAGCGCTGGAACTGCAAAACCTGCTGGAAGTGGCTGAAGCTACCGCCATTGCTGCCGAAGTACGTAAAGAGTCCCGCGGCGCTCACGCCCGTGAAGACTTCGAAGACCGTGACGACGAAAACTGGCTGTGCCACACCCTGTACTTCCCGGGTGAGAAACGTGTCGCCAAGCGTGCCGTGAACTTCTCGCCGAAGACTGTTCCGACTTTCGAACCAAAAGTCCGGACTTATTAAGGGTGACCGCCATGTTGAAAGTCAGTGTTTATCGTTACAACCCTGATCAGGACGCTGCGCCGTTCATGCAGGAATTCCAGGTCGATACCGGTGGTAAGGACCTGATGGTGCTGGACGTGCTGGCCCTGATCAAAGAGCAGGACGAGGGTTTCTCCTATCGTCGCTCCTGCCGTGAAGGTGTTTGCGGCTCCGACGGCATGAACATCAACGGCAAGAACGGCCTGGCGTGCATCACGCCGCTGTCCGCTGTCGTCAAAGGTAACAAGTTGGTCATCCGTCCTCTGCCAGGTTTGCCGGTTATCCGTGACCTGGTCGTCGATATGAGCATCTTCTACAAGCAATACGAGAAGGTTAAGCCATTCCTGCAGAACGACACGCCGGCTCCGGCCATCGAGCGTCTGCAGTCCCCTGAAGAGCGTGAAAAGCTCGACGGTCTGTACGAGTGCATCCTGTGCGCCTGCTGCTCGACCTCTTGCCCGTCCTTCTGGTGGAACCCGGACAAGTTCCTGGGTCCAGCTGCACTGCTGCAAGCGTACCGCTTCCTGGCAGACAGCCGTGACACCAAGACGTCCGAGCGTCTGGCGTCCCTCGATGACCCGTTCAGCGTTTTCCGCTGCCGGGGCATCATGAACTGCGTCAACGTATGTCCGAAAGGCCTGAACCCGACTAAGGCCATCGGTCACATCCGTAACATGCTGCTTTCGAGCGGCGTGTGATTCAGAAGCTGTAACTGCCGCTGTAAAAAGCGGCATCGCTGCACCGTACAGGTCAAGGCGCGGGCTTCAACCCGCGCCCTGGCTATAACCAGAGCAACAGCCATAAGCTGCGGCTCTTATTTTGAAGAAATGAGACAAGCAGGGGCATCCGGGCTGGTACCCGGACTATCAGTGTGATCCTAAGTGGCTTGTTTTGGTCGCTGCATTCGGACTTCTGCAAGTTTGCTCGGTGTCGACACCGATGGTGTTCCCCTAACCGAGGGTGACCAAGCATGCAAGAAAGCGTGATGCAGCGCATGTGGAACAGCGCCTACCTTTCAGGTGGAAACGCTGCCTATGTGGAAGAGCTTTATGAGCTCTACCTGCACGACCCTAACGCTGTGCCAGAAGAGTGGCGCACCTACTTTCAGAAGCTGCCCGCCGACGGCGGCTCTGCCACCGATGTTTCGCACTCCACAATTCGCGATCATTTCGTGCTGCTGGCGAAGAACCAGCGCCGCGCCCAACCGGTTTCCGCCGGCAGCGTGAGCAGTGAGCACGAGAAGAAGCAAGTTGAAGTGCTGCGATTGATCCAGGCCTACCGTATGCGTGGCCACCAGGCAGCCCAGCTTGACCCGCTGGGGCTGTGGCAGCGTCCTGCACCTGCAGACCTGTCGATCAATCATTACGGCTTGACCAATGCCGATCTTGATACGACCTTCCGTGCCGGCGACCTGTTCATCGGC
This genomic window from Pseudomonas kribbensis contains:
- the gltA gene encoding citrate synthase, producing the protein MADKKAQLIIEGAAPVELPILTGTVGPDVIDVRGLTATGRFTFDPGFMSTASCESKITYIDGDNGILLHRGYPIEQLAEKSDYLETCYLLLNGELPTAEQKAQFVGTVKNHTMVHEQLKTFFNGFRRDAHPMAVMCGVVGALSAFYHDSLDINNPQHREISAIRLVAKMPTLAAMVYKYSMGQPMMYPRNDLSYAENFLHMMFNTPCEIKPISPVLAKAMDRIFILHADHEQNASTSTVRLAGSSGANPFACIAAGIAALWGPAHGGANEAVLTMLDEIGDVSNIDKFIAKAKDKNDPFKLMGFGHRVYKNRDPRATVMKQTCDEVLKELGIQNDPQLELAMRLEEIALTDPYFIERSLYPNVDFYSGIILKAIGIPTSMFTVIFALARTVGWISHWKEMLSSPYKIGRPRQLYTGYESRDITKLEDRK
- the sdhA gene encoding succinate dehydrogenase flavoprotein subunit, producing the protein MANIPTISFDAIIIGGGGAGMRAALQLAQGGHKTAVITKVFPTRSHTVSAQGGITCAIASADPNDDWRWHMYDTVKGSDYIGDQDAIEYMCQEGPAAVFELDHMGLPFSRTETGRIYQRPFGGQSKDYGKGGQAARTCAASDRTGHALLHTLYQGNLKAGTTFLNEYYAVDLVKNDAGDFVGVIAICIETGETTYIRAKATVLATGGAGRIYASTTNALINTGDGVGMALRAGVPVQDIEMWQFHPTGIAGAGVLVTEGCRGEGGYLINKHGERFMERYAPNAKDLAGRDVVARSMVKEIIAGNGCGPNGDHVMLKLDHLGEEVLHSRLPGICELSKTFAHVDPVVAPVPVVPTCHYMMGGVATNIHGQAITQNAEGVDQIIPGLFAVGEVACVSVHGANRLGGNSLLDLVVFGRAAGLHLEKALTDGIEYDDATEANIEAALARLSALNNRTDGEDVATLRRELQSCMQNYFGVFRTGEYMQKGIAQLADLRKRIANVKINDKSQAFNTARIEALELQNLLEVAEATAIAAEVRKESRGAHAREDFEDRDDENWLCHTLYFPGEKRVAKRAVNFSPKTVPTFEPKVRTY
- a CDS encoding succinate dehydrogenase iron-sulfur subunit gives rise to the protein MLKVSVYRYNPDQDAAPFMQEFQVDTGGKDLMVLDVLALIKEQDEGFSYRRSCREGVCGSDGMNINGKNGLACITPLSAVVKGNKLVIRPLPGLPVIRDLVVDMSIFYKQYEKVKPFLQNDTPAPAIERLQSPEEREKLDGLYECILCACCSTSCPSFWWNPDKFLGPAALLQAYRFLADSRDTKTSERLASLDDPFSVFRCRGIMNCVNVCPKGLNPTKAIGHIRNMLLSSGV
- the sdhC gene encoding succinate dehydrogenase, cytochrome b556 subunit, with the protein product MKSQRPVNLDLRTIKLPITGVTSFLHRVSGIILFLGLGIMLYALGKSLGSEEGYVEVKACLTSSLAKFVAWGLLSALLYHLVAGVRHLIMDMGIGETLEGGRLGSKLIIAVSVVLIVLAGVWIW
- the sdhD gene encoding succinate dehydrogenase, hydrophobic membrane anchor protein translates to MVTSVTNLSRSGLYDWMAQRVSAVVLAAYFIFLIGYLAAHPGIGYEQWHGLFAHNGMRIFSLLALVALGAHAWVGMWTIATDYLTPMALGKSATAVRFLFQAVCGVAMFAYFVWGVQILWGI